In one Curtobacterium citreum genomic region, the following are encoded:
- a CDS encoding DUF1003 domain-containing protein — translation MRTRVLPTRRRGRGDTFGRATEGIARAMGTPWFLVGLTLFCAVWMIYNSVAPANWQFDSASIGFTALTLVLSLQASYAAPLILLAQNRQDDRDRVQFEQDRQRAERNLADTEYLAREVVALRLAMREMASKDFIRAEIRSLLEELDRRDAAEAFDDETGSARTRG, via the coding sequence ATGCGCACGCGCGTGCTCCCGACCCGCCGCCGTGGCCGCGGCGACACCTTCGGTCGTGCGACCGAGGGCATCGCCCGCGCGATGGGCACGCCCTGGTTCCTCGTCGGCCTGACGCTGTTCTGTGCCGTCTGGATGATCTACAACTCGGTCGCCCCGGCGAACTGGCAGTTCGACTCGGCCTCGATCGGATTCACGGCCCTGACGCTCGTGCTGTCCCTGCAGGCGTCGTACGCGGCGCCGCTCATCCTGCTCGCGCAGAACCGGCAGGACGACCGCGACCGGGTGCAGTTCGAGCAGGACCGGCAGCGCGCCGAGCGGAACCTGGCGGACACCGAGTACCTCGCCCGCGAGGTCGTCGCCCTCCGCCTGGCGATGCGGGAGATGGCGTCGAAGGACTTCATCCGCGCCGAGATCCGGTCGCTGCTCGAGGAGCTCGACCGACGGGACGCCGCAGAGGCCTTCGACGACGAGACGGGGAGCGCCCGGACCCGTGGCTGA
- a CDS encoding magnesium transporter MgtE N-terminal domain-containing protein, whose amino-acid sequence MSATKVFVARLAGCSVFDPAGDRVGRVRDVLVVYRRVDPPHVVGLIVEVPGKRRIFVSIGRITSIGAGQVITTGLVNMRRFEQRGGEVRVIAEMLGRKVLIKKERTRATIEDVAIEDRGQGDWEVSQLFLRKPKTTPSPFGKGPTTFATWNEVTEDELPGEAQSAEHVIAAYSDLLPADLASTLLDLPEERRFEVAEELPDDRLADVLEEMPDQERIDILTRLEDARAADVLDQMQPDDAADVLAQFPDDRSEALLQLMEPEEAQDVRMLLEYEPDTAGGLMTTEPVIVSADATVAEGLALIRRHELAPALGASVCVTLPPYEPPTGRFLGLVHFQRMLRYPPNERLGTLIDQQTEPVRVDASAAEVTRVMATYNLVSVPVVDDAHRLVGVVTIDDVLDHVLPDDWRSQGEGDSPSRLRQRPRKTPVTTGRRTTRGPNG is encoded by the coding sequence GTGAGCGCCACGAAGGTCTTCGTCGCCCGCCTCGCCGGGTGCTCCGTCTTCGACCCCGCGGGCGACCGCGTGGGCCGCGTCCGGGACGTCCTGGTCGTCTACCGTCGCGTCGACCCTCCCCATGTGGTCGGGCTCATCGTCGAGGTCCCGGGCAAGCGCCGCATCTTCGTGAGCATCGGCCGGATCACCTCGATCGGCGCGGGGCAGGTCATCACGACCGGGCTCGTCAACATGCGTCGCTTCGAGCAGCGCGGCGGCGAGGTGCGGGTGATCGCCGAGATGCTCGGCCGCAAGGTCCTCATCAAGAAGGAGCGCACCCGCGCCACGATCGAGGACGTCGCGATCGAGGACCGCGGGCAGGGCGACTGGGAGGTGTCGCAGCTCTTCCTGCGCAAGCCGAAGACCACGCCGTCGCCGTTCGGCAAGGGCCCGACCACGTTCGCCACCTGGAACGAGGTCACCGAGGACGAGCTCCCCGGCGAGGCCCAGTCCGCCGAGCACGTCATCGCCGCGTACTCCGACCTGCTGCCGGCCGACCTCGCGTCGACGCTGCTCGACCTGCCCGAGGAGCGGCGGTTCGAGGTCGCCGAGGAGCTCCCCGACGACCGACTGGCCGACGTGCTCGAGGAGATGCCCGACCAGGAGCGCATCGACATCCTGACCCGGCTCGAGGACGCCCGCGCCGCGGACGTCCTCGACCAGATGCAGCCCGACGACGCCGCCGACGTGCTCGCGCAGTTCCCCGACGACCGGAGCGAGGCCCTGCTGCAGCTCATGGAGCCAGAGGAGGCGCAGGACGTCCGGATGCTCCTGGAGTACGAGCCGGACACCGCCGGCGGCCTCATGACCACCGAGCCGGTGATCGTCTCCGCCGACGCGACCGTGGCCGAGGGCCTCGCGCTCATCCGTCGGCACGAGCTCGCCCCGGCCCTCGGCGCGAGCGTCTGCGTGACGCTCCCCCCGTACGAGCCGCCGACCGGCCGGTTCCTCGGGCTCGTGCACTTCCAGCGCATGCTCCGCTACCCGCCGAACGAGCGTCTCGGCACGCTCATCGACCAGCAGACCGAACCGGTGCGCGTCGACGCGAGCGCCGCCGAGGTCACGCGGGTGATGGCGACCTACAACCTCGTGTCCGTCCCCGTGGTCGACGACGCCCACCGTCTGGTCGGGGTGGTGACGATCGACGACGTCCTCGACCACGTCCTGCCGGACGACTGGCGAAGTCAGGGCGAGGGTGACTCCCCCTCGCGACTCCGCCAACGCCCGCGCAAGACGCCCGTGACCACGGGAAGGAGGACCACTCGTGGCCCGAACGGATGA